The following coding sequences are from one Macaca nemestrina isolate mMacNem1 chromosome 1, mMacNem.hap1, whole genome shotgun sequence window:
- the LOC112427194 gene encoding large ribosomal subunit protein eL39-like: MVRKEYSFRNQKSALFSFLCYRGVFLLPLLAMSSHRTFRIKRFLAKKQKQNRPIPQWIRMKNGNKIRYNSKRRHWRRTKAGSIRNCT; encoded by the coding sequence ATGGTGAGGAAGGAATATAGCTTTAGAAACCAAAAATctgctctcttttcctttctctgctaTCGTGGTGTGTTCTTGCTTCCACTTCTCGCCATGTCTTCTCACAGGACTTTCAGGATTAAGCGATTCCTggccaagaaacaaaagcaaaatcgtCCCATTCCCCAGTGGATTCggatgaaaaatggaaataaaataaggtaCAATTCCAAAAGGAGACATTGGAGAAGAACCAAAGCTGGGTCTATAAGGAATTGCACATGA